CCACTGTATTTCAAATACTTCATGCATGGGAATTCCCATTTTCTTGGCCTTGATGTTCATGATTGCGGCACCAAACAGACAATACTCGAACCGGGGATGGTTCTCACCTGCGAACCGGGAATTTATATTGCCGAAGAAAACATTGGTATCCGTATTGAAAATGATGTGTTGGTTACAGATGGTGATCCTGTCGATCTGATGGAACATATCCCTATCCGCATTGAAGAGATTGAACAATTGATGAACGAATGAAATATCTTTTGATTCGGTAACCATACGGGATAATGCCAATATAACTGAATTTTGTCCGACAGACTGCTTAAGTTTAATGGTCTGTTGGCTGAATTATTTCATGTAATACATAGAAATCATTAACAGACAGGTATTCAACTTTCCAAATTCAATCGGAACAATATTTTTCCAGTTGGGCAAGTGTAAATGTTTTGCTGACGATATCTTCCTCAAACTTAAACGGGAAATCAGATTCAAAGGGATAGCAGATAAATATAATTTGATTGTCATCAGTTTTTGTTTCAAAAGCCAATGATTTGCCTGAATCTTCAGGAAGCAGTTTTTCAAGGTTGACGAGTTGTATTTCTTTTCCCTGCGGACACTCAAGCAGAATTTTGGCATAATCTCCCGGCTTAATTTTAAACTTGCCGATTTCTGCCACACTTTCTCCTTTATAGGCTACTATTTTTGTTTTGATAACCACTTTTTTCCCCAGATCTTTATCAAAATAGGTATAATCAGGAATATCAGGCATTTCATTGAGCCAGGCAGTGGATGTAATGATGTGTTCTCTCCCTTTTTCATCAAATTCATTGTATCGGATAAGACAAAGGTCTTTTTGCTGACCATAAGCGGCTGAAAAGCCAGTTAATAGTAAAAAGAATAGTTTTCTTATCATTTTATCCCAATAACCGGTTTCAAAACTTTATTCAAAAATAGCTGAAAAATCCCAGAATCCATCAGGATCAGAGTATAATTTTCCTTCTTTGACGCGAAGGGGGCTTACAATGTTGTTTGAATAAATATTTCCGGTGCCCAGTCCCTGATGAATTGCCGGATGATAACCGGCAGTCCATTGTGCAATGGCATTTAGTCCCACATTCGATTCAAGTGCTGAGGTAATCCACCAGCCTGTTTGTGATTGTTCAGCCAGTTTTATCCATTCATCACATTCGGTAAATCCTCCCAGAAGTGAAGGCTTTAAGACAATATACTGTGGCTTAATATCAAACAAAAGTTTTCTTTTTTGCTCTTTTTCTGCTATGCCAATCAATTCCTCATCAAGTGCTATGTCGATGATTTTCAAACCACACAAATAAGCCAATGACTCATGTTGACCCGATTTTACGGGTTGCTCGATGGAATGAACATGTAAATCACTCAGGTATTTTAGTTTTTCCTCTGCTTCCTGTGGCAGGAAAGCTCCGTTGGCATCGAGACGTAAAATAAAATCATCCCCATATTCCTTTCGCATACGTTTTAAAAAACTGTATTCATCCTGAAAGTTGAGTGCACCAACTTTCACTTTTATACAATTGTAACCTGCTTCAATTTTTTCCCTGAAATGTTTTTCCATCTCCTCAAAAGTTCCCATCCACACCAGTCCGTTTATCGGAATACTTTGATTTCCCTGATAAAACGGATTATCAAAAATCAATCTGCGACCCCCGTTTTTCAGGTCATTCAGGGCTGTCTCAAATCCAAAACGGATTCCCGGATACATTTGTAAATCTGAGTCATCGTAATAGTTGTTTTCATTAATAAACTGACAGGTTTTTGCAATTTTCATTTCAAAAAAATCCTGATTATCAATGCTCAATCCATTTATTAATGTACACTCTCCGATTCCTGCCAGGCAATTGACCTGATTTTCAAGCATCACAAACCACGAACTTTTTTCAAAAAGAGTATCACGTGAGGTCCTGGCCGGAAAAGCAAACTTCATGACATTCCTGACATATTTTGCCCTCAGTTTCATTGGTTATTGTTTATCATTTTTTTGAACGAACTGACCGCTCTCGGGATGACGCTCCACATCGTCCCAACGATAAATTCTGCCACTCATGGCTACATATACTGAAGGGGGTAAAATCTGAACTGCTGCCACAGCGACCCCCAGGTTGAAGCCCGCATCAGAATCATAAAATTTTTCAGGACGAAAGGCTCCTGTCAGCACAATGGTTTTATCCCTTATTCCTGAAAGATATTCAGCTGTTTTCAGCATGGTATCTGTACCATGTGTGATAATGAGACGTTTATATGAAAGGTTTTTGC
This is a stretch of genomic DNA from Sphingobacteriales bacterium. It encodes these proteins:
- a CDS encoding M24 family metallopeptidase; the protein is PLYFKYFMHGNSHFLGLDVHDCGTKQTILEPGMVLTCEPGIYIAEENIGIRIENDVLVTDGDPVDLMEHIPIRIEEIEQLMNE
- a CDS encoding o-succinylbenzoate synthase, translated to MRAKYVRNVMKFAFPARTSRDTLFEKSSWFVMLENQVNCLAGIGECTLINGLSIDNQDFFEMKIAKTCQFINENNYYDDSDLQMYPGIRFGFETALNDLKNGGRRLIFDNPFYQGNQSIPINGLVWMGTFEEMEKHFREKIEAGYNCIKVKVGALNFQDEYSFLKRMRKEYGDDFILRLDANGAFLPQEAEEKLKYLSDLHVHSIEQPVKSGQHESLAYLCGLKIIDIALDEELIGIAEKEQKRKLLFDIKPQYIVLKPSLLGGFTECDEWIKLAEQSQTGWWITSALESNVGLNAIAQWTAGYHPAIHQGLGTGNIYSNNIVSPLRVKEGKLYSDPDGFWDFSAIFE
- a CDS encoding asparaginase; protein product: MKIIFIQTGGTIDKEYPKLQMGYAFEITEPASERILRRINPNFEYEIVKLFRKDSLDMSDNDRKELLSLCKNLSYKRLIITHGTDTMLKTAEYLSGIRDKTIVLTGAFRPEKFYDSDAGFNLGVAVAAVQILPPSVYVAMSGRIYRWDDVERHPESGQFVQKNDKQ